In Streptomyces sp. DG2A-72, one genomic interval encodes:
- a CDS encoding ABC transporter permease produces the protein MPDVTKTDVKRAVQGGPTPAVTLPDSKPEKGRSLWGDAWADLRRSWIFIISSALIFILLLITFFPGWFTSAQPILGDLSKHYLQKPKLGEIGSPDWLGYDQQGRSVYARVIYGTRASIAVGFGTTLVVTLVGGTVGMIAGYFGGVVDSILSRLTDVFFGIPFLLGTMVFLNSFTERTPWIVIGALGFFGWTQISRVMRGAVITTKQSDYVQAAKALGASTPRIMFRHILPNTLAPVIVVATISLGVYITAEATLSFLGLGLTGASWGNDISDGGNQIRVAQWIMLYPSIMLSITVLAFIMLGEAVRNALDPKMR, from the coding sequence ATGCCTGATGTGACCAAGACCGATGTCAAGAGGGCTGTACAGGGCGGCCCGACGCCCGCGGTGACGCTGCCGGACTCCAAACCGGAGAAGGGCCGCAGCCTCTGGGGCGACGCCTGGGCCGACCTGCGCCGCAGCTGGATCTTCATCATCTCCAGCGCGCTGATCTTCATCCTGCTGCTGATCACCTTCTTCCCCGGGTGGTTCACCAGCGCGCAGCCGATCCTCGGCGACCTGTCCAAGCACTACCTGCAGAAGCCCAAGCTGGGTGAGATCGGTTCGCCCGACTGGCTCGGCTACGACCAGCAGGGCCGCAGCGTGTACGCCCGTGTCATCTACGGCACCCGGGCCTCCATAGCCGTCGGCTTCGGCACCACCCTGGTCGTCACGCTGGTGGGCGGCACGGTCGGCATGATCGCCGGTTACTTCGGCGGCGTCGTCGACTCGATCCTGTCGCGGCTGACGGACGTGTTCTTCGGTATTCCGTTCCTGCTCGGCACCATGGTCTTCCTCAACTCCTTCACGGAGCGCACGCCCTGGATCGTCATCGGCGCACTGGGCTTCTTCGGCTGGACGCAGATCTCCCGGGTGATGCGCGGTGCGGTGATCACCACCAAGCAGTCCGACTACGTGCAGGCGGCCAAGGCCCTCGGCGCGAGCACCCCGCGGATCATGTTCCGGCACATCCTGCCGAACACCCTGGCCCCGGTGATCGTCGTCGCCACCATCTCGCTCGGCGTCTACATCACGGCCGAGGCCACGCTGTCCTTCCTGGGCCTGGGGCTCACCGGCGCCTCGTGGGGCAACGACATCTCCGACGGCGGCAACCAGATCCGCGTGGCCCAGTGGATCATGCTCTACCCGTCGATCATGCTCAGCATCACGGTGCTGGCGTTCATCATGCTCGGTGAGGCCGTACGCAACGCCCTCGACCCGAAGATGCGCTGA
- a CDS encoding ABC transporter ATP-binding protein produces MTVIEETAVPSPRDGDGSPLLEVRDLHVEFHTREGLAKAVNGVNYTVSAGETLAVLGESGSGKSVTAQAIMGILDMPPARIPKGEILFRGQDMLTMSGEERRKIRGQKIAMIFQDALSSLNPVLSVGYQLGEMFRVHQGLSKKDAKAKAIELMDRVKIPAAAARVGDYPHQFSGGMRQRIMIAMALALEPDLIIADEPTTALDVTVQAQVMDLLAELQREYNMGLILITHDLGVVADVADKIAVMYAGRIVERAPVHELYRRPAHPYTRGLLDSIPRLDQKGQELYAIKGLPPNLLRIPSGCAFNPRCPKATDLCRTEIPDLKPVTEQDGTELVGRGSACHFWKETIHG; encoded by the coding sequence GTGACCGTCATCGAAGAAACAGCCGTGCCCTCGCCCCGCGACGGCGACGGCTCCCCGTTGCTCGAAGTGCGTGACCTGCACGTCGAGTTCCACACCCGCGAGGGCCTGGCCAAGGCCGTCAACGGCGTCAACTACACCGTCAGCGCGGGCGAGACCCTCGCCGTGCTCGGCGAGTCCGGCTCCGGCAAGTCCGTGACCGCGCAGGCCATCATGGGCATCCTCGACATGCCCCCGGCGCGGATCCCGAAGGGCGAGATCCTCTTCCGTGGCCAGGACATGCTGACCATGTCGGGCGAGGAGCGCCGCAAGATCCGGGGACAGAAGATCGCCATGATCTTCCAGGACGCGCTCAGCTCGCTGAACCCGGTGCTCAGCGTCGGCTACCAGCTCGGTGAGATGTTCCGCGTCCACCAGGGCCTGTCCAAGAAGGACGCCAAGGCCAAGGCGATCGAGCTGATGGACCGGGTGAAGATCCCGGCCGCCGCGGCGCGGGTGGGCGACTACCCGCACCAGTTCTCCGGCGGTATGCGCCAGCGCATCATGATCGCCATGGCGCTGGCCCTGGAGCCGGATCTGATCATCGCCGACGAGCCGACCACGGCCCTCGACGTGACCGTTCAGGCCCAGGTCATGGATCTGCTCGCGGAGTTGCAGCGCGAGTACAACATGGGCCTGATCCTGATCACCCACGACCTCGGTGTGGTCGCCGACGTCGCGGACAAGATCGCCGTGATGTACGCGGGCCGGATCGTGGAGCGTGCCCCGGTGCACGAGCTGTACAGGCGCCCCGCGCACCCGTACACGCGGGGTCTGCTGGACTCGATCCCGCGCCTGGACCAGAAGGGCCAGGAGCTCTACGCGATCAAGGGTCTGCCGCCCAACCTGCTGCGCATTCCGTCCGGTTGCGCCTTCAACCCGCGCTGCCCCAAGGCGACGGACCTGTGCCGTACGGAGATCCCGGACCTCAAGCCGGTCACCGAGCAGGACGGCACCGAACTGGTGGGCCGCGGTTCGGCCTGCCACTTCTGGAAGGAGACGATCCATGGCTGA
- a CDS encoding ABC transporter ATP-binding protein: MAEIGKNDEPQDATPNVSEVETVAADTESEAVAAIEAPVERGEPILQVRNLVKHFPLTQGILFKRQIGAVKAVDGISFDLYQGETLGIVGESGCGKSTVAKLLMNLEKATAGEIFYKGQDITKLSGRALKAVRRNIQMVFQDPYTSLNPRMTVGDIIGEPFDIHPEVAPKGDRRKRVQDLLDVVGLNPEYINRYPHQFSGGQRQRIGIARGLALNPEIIICDEPVSALDVSVQAQVINLMEGLQDEFNLSYIFIAHDLSIVRHISDRVGVMYLGKMAEIGTDEQIYDHPTHPYTQALLSAVPVPDPDARDHRERIILTGDVPSPANPPSGCRFRTRCWKAQDKCAEEVPLLAVPERFRSEDTPAAHESACHFAEEKDVVHAA; encoded by the coding sequence ATGGCTGAGATCGGCAAGAACGACGAGCCGCAGGACGCCACGCCGAACGTCTCCGAGGTGGAGACCGTGGCCGCCGACACCGAGTCGGAGGCCGTCGCGGCCATCGAGGCCCCGGTCGAACGCGGCGAGCCGATCCTCCAGGTGCGCAACCTGGTGAAACACTTCCCGCTCACCCAGGGCATCCTGTTCAAGCGGCAGATCGGCGCCGTCAAGGCCGTCGACGGCATCTCCTTCGACCTGTACCAGGGCGAGACCCTGGGCATCGTGGGCGAGTCCGGCTGCGGCAAGTCCACGGTCGCCAAGCTCCTGATGAACCTGGAGAAGGCGACCGCCGGCGAGATCTTCTACAAGGGCCAGGACATCACCAAGCTGTCCGGCCGCGCGCTGAAGGCGGTCCGCCGGAACATCCAGATGGTGTTCCAGGACCCGTACACCTCCCTGAACCCGCGGATGACGGTGGGCGACATCATCGGGGAGCCCTTCGACATCCACCCCGAGGTGGCTCCGAAGGGCGACCGGCGCAAGCGGGTCCAGGACCTGCTGGACGTCGTCGGCCTGAACCCGGAGTACATCAACCGCTACCCGCACCAGTTCTCGGGCGGCCAGCGCCAGCGCATCGGCATCGCGAGGGGGTTGGCTCTCAACCCGGAGATCATCATCTGCGACGAGCCGGTGTCGGCCCTCGACGTGTCGGTCCAGGCGCAGGTCATCAACCTGATGGAGGGGTTGCAGGACGAGTTCAACCTCTCCTACATCTTCATCGCGCACGACCTGTCGATCGTCCGGCACATCTCGGACCGGGTCGGGGTGATGTACCTCGGGAAGATGGCCGAGATCGGCACGGACGAGCAGATCTACGACCACCCGACGCACCCCTACACCCAGGCGCTGCTCTCCGCGGTCCCCGTCCCGGACCCGGACGCCCGCGACCACCGCGAGCGGATCATCCTCACCGGCGACGTCCCGTCCCCGGCCAACCCGCCCTCCGGCTGCCGCTTCCGCACCCGCTGCTGGAAGGCGCAGGACAAGTGCGCCGAAGAGGTCCCCCTCCTCGCCGTCCCCGAGCGGTTCCGCAGCGAGGACACCCCGGCTGCCCACGAGTCGGCCTGCCACTTCGCCGAGGAGAAGGACGTCGTCCACGCGGCGTGA
- a CDS encoding ABC transporter ATP-binding protein: MRGGPDGVRVAGPGAAGGGAGAEGGVCACDGREEPHVKTSTSPPLLTAEGLHVTFPGRHGAASARAVDGVDLDIRAGEIVALVGESGCGKTTLARALLGLVTPTAGRVGFAGKPLSYTSRALKSYRRRVQLVLQDPSGSLNPRHTVYDAVAEGLRIHGYDGDEREAVTQALSRAGLRPPERFFLRYPHELSGGQRQRVVIAGALVLNPELIIADEPVASLDASVRGEILALLLRLRDELGLAALVVTHDLGLAWNIADRVAVMYLGRIVETGAVEDVLTAPQHPYTQALLSVVPEAPGTPVVLTGEPPDPSRIPSGCRFHARCQILANGEAEAAGVADACRTRDLEVLGGGGGAQVACHWARARVTT; this comes from the coding sequence ATGCGGGGTGGCCCTGACGGAGTGCGCGTCGCAGGACCAGGCGCTGCGGGAGGCGGGGCCGGGGCGGAGGGCGGCGTGTGTGCATGTGACGGACGCGAGGAGCCGCACGTGAAGACGAGTACATCCCCGCCCCTGCTCACCGCCGAAGGCCTGCACGTCACCTTCCCCGGCCGCCATGGTGCCGCTTCCGCCCGGGCCGTGGACGGTGTCGACCTCGACATCAGGGCCGGGGAGATCGTGGCGCTGGTCGGCGAGTCGGGGTGCGGCAAGACGACGCTGGCGCGGGCGCTGCTCGGGCTGGTGACTCCGACGGCGGGGCGCGTCGGCTTCGCCGGGAAGCCGCTGTCGTACACCTCCCGGGCGCTCAAGTCCTACCGCCGGCGCGTGCAGTTGGTGCTCCAGGACCCGTCCGGCTCGCTGAACCCACGGCACACCGTGTACGACGCGGTGGCGGAGGGCCTGCGGATCCATGGCTACGACGGTGACGAGCGGGAGGCGGTGACGCAGGCCCTCTCCCGGGCCGGACTGCGCCCACCCGAGCGCTTCTTCCTGCGCTACCCGCACGAGTTGTCCGGCGGCCAGCGGCAACGCGTGGTGATCGCGGGAGCGCTGGTCCTGAACCCCGAACTGATCATCGCGGACGAACCGGTGGCCTCACTCGACGCCTCCGTACGCGGCGAGATCCTCGCCCTGCTGCTACGGCTCCGCGACGAACTGGGCCTGGCGGCGCTGGTGGTGACCCACGACCTCGGCCTGGCGTGGAACATCGCCGACCGGGTCGCGGTGATGTACCTGGGCCGGATCGTGGAGACGGGCGCTGTCGAGGACGTCCTGACAGCACCTCAACACCCGTACACCCAGGCCCTGCTGTCCGTCGTCCCCGAGGCCCCCGGCACCCCGGTGGTCCTGACCGGCGAGCCCCCCGACCCCTCCCGCATCCCCTCCGGCTGCCGCTTCCACGCCCGCTGCCAGATCCTGGCGAACGGCGAGGCGGAGGCAGCGGGCGTCGCGGACGCGTGCCGGACGCGGGATCTGGAGGTGCTGGGCGGGGGTGGTGGGGCGCAGGTGGCTTGTCATTGGGCGCGGGCGCGGGTCACGACGTAG
- a CDS encoding ABC transporter ATP-binding protein — translation MTLLEVRNLEVTYPGGADAVRGVDLTLAAGQKLGIAGESGCGKSTLALALLRLLPAGTRISGSVLLDGEDVLTMKWGRVRAVRWAGASIVFQGAMHSLNAVHRIGDQIAEPILLHGGGTAAAARKRTGELLEHVGLPAARASAYPHELSGGQRQRVMIAMALACDPLLVVADEPTTALDVMIQAQILRLIEGLVAEQDLGLIMISHDLAVLADTCDRLAVMYAGRVVEEGPAQEVHEHARHPYAEALSSAFPRIGDPSSRFAPRGLAGDPPDPSDLPSGCAFHPRCGVALTECASQDQALREAGPGRRAACVHVTDARSRT, via the coding sequence GTGACACTGCTCGAAGTCCGGAACCTGGAGGTCACCTACCCCGGCGGGGCGGACGCGGTGCGGGGCGTCGACCTGACGCTGGCCGCCGGGCAGAAGCTCGGCATCGCGGGCGAGTCCGGGTGCGGCAAGTCGACGCTGGCACTGGCGCTGCTGAGACTGCTGCCGGCCGGGACCAGGATCAGCGGATCGGTGCTGCTGGACGGCGAGGACGTGCTCACCATGAAGTGGGGGCGGGTGCGGGCGGTGCGCTGGGCCGGCGCCTCGATCGTCTTCCAGGGGGCGATGCACTCCCTCAACGCCGTCCACCGCATCGGCGACCAGATCGCCGAGCCGATCCTGCTGCACGGCGGGGGTACCGCGGCGGCGGCGCGGAAGAGGACGGGCGAGCTGCTGGAGCACGTGGGCCTTCCGGCGGCCAGGGCGAGCGCGTACCCGCACGAACTGTCCGGTGGCCAACGGCAGCGGGTGATGATCGCCATGGCACTGGCCTGCGACCCCCTGCTGGTCGTCGCCGACGAGCCGACCACCGCCCTCGACGTGATGATCCAGGCGCAGATCCTGCGGCTCATCGAGGGCCTCGTCGCCGAGCAGGACCTCGGCCTCATCATGATCAGCCACGACCTGGCCGTCCTCGCCGACACCTGCGACCGGCTCGCCGTGATGTACGCGGGCCGCGTGGTCGAGGAGGGACCGGCCCAGGAGGTCCACGAGCACGCGCGGCACCCGTACGCCGAGGCCCTGTCCTCCGCGTTCCCCCGCATCGGCGACCCGTCGTCGCGCTTCGCGCCACGCGGCCTGGCGGGTGACCCACCGGACCCCTCGGACCTCCCCTCCGGGTGTGCGTTCCATCCCAGATGCGGGGTGGCCCTGACGGAGTGCGCGTCGCAGGACCAGGCGCTGCGGGAGGCGGGGCCGGGGCGGAGGGCGGCGTGTGTGCATGTGACGGACGCGAGGAGCCGCACGTGA
- a CDS encoding ABC transporter permease — protein sequence MTTAAALSRQRRRDSAARFWKQYRTHRAGLLGLAALALFVLVALTAPLTVGSDVASVTDAPGNPMESPSAEFPLGTDRFGRDLLGLLVWGSRVSLLVGLLAAVLSVLIGGLVGITAGHFRGPYATVVMRITDWFLVMPTLVLAIALATVMSRSLGTVVLAIGVTIWPTTARLVRAQTLAVESRPYIERAKALGGGHWHIMSRHVLPNVMPLILAQTTLMISTSILAEATLAFLGLGDPTVVSWGGMLQEAREAGAVSSGDWWYLVPPGIAIAVVALAFTLCGRAVETVLNPRLGVAR from the coding sequence ATGACGACGGCTGCCGCGCTCAGCCGGCAGCGGCGGCGGGACTCCGCCGCCCGCTTCTGGAAGCAGTACCGGACGCACCGCGCGGGCCTGCTGGGCCTGGCCGCGCTCGCCCTCTTCGTTCTGGTCGCGCTGACCGCGCCGCTGACGGTCGGCTCCGACGTCGCGAGCGTGACCGACGCGCCGGGCAACCCGATGGAGAGCCCGAGCGCCGAATTCCCGCTGGGCACCGACCGGTTCGGGCGCGATCTGCTGGGCCTGCTGGTGTGGGGCTCGCGCGTCTCACTGCTGGTGGGTCTGCTGGCGGCAGTGCTGTCGGTGCTGATCGGCGGGCTCGTCGGCATCACGGCCGGGCACTTCCGCGGACCGTACGCCACCGTGGTCATGCGGATCACGGACTGGTTCCTGGTGATGCCGACGCTGGTGCTGGCGATCGCGCTGGCCACGGTGATGTCCCGGTCGCTCGGTACGGTCGTGCTGGCGATCGGCGTGACGATCTGGCCGACGACGGCGAGGCTGGTGCGGGCGCAGACACTGGCCGTCGAATCACGGCCGTACATCGAACGCGCGAAGGCACTCGGCGGCGGGCACTGGCACATCATGTCGAGGCACGTCCTGCCGAACGTCATGCCGCTGATCCTGGCCCAGACGACCTTGATGATCTCCACCTCCATCCTCGCCGAGGCCACACTCGCCTTCCTGGGCCTGGGCGATCCGACGGTGGTCTCCTGGGGCGGCATGCTCCAGGAGGCGCGTGAGGCAGGCGCGGTCAGCTCCGGCGACTGGTGGTACCTGGTGCCGCCGGGGATCGCGATCGCGGTGGTGGCGCTGGCGTTCACACTGTGCGGGCGTGCCGTGGAGACCGTGCTCAACCCGAGGCTGGGGGTGGCCCGTTGA
- a CDS encoding ABC transporter permease, producing the protein MATDTAAAAAPKKAERPGTGYLRYGAGKVGGAVVSLFAVLVTSFFLFRLIPGDPVKHMTGGRQVSNEQLAAYRREFGLDLPLWEQFADYCGKALTGDLGTSYQFRAPVIDKITEALPNTLILTGTAFVLYTALGIFLGTRSAWRRGGLGDRLNTGLALTLYSIPSFWLGLLLIIVFAVGIGPIPGLFPTGGMESGGEEGFAYVIDVAHHLVLPVITLVAVEYGQTLLVTRSALLDEMGSDYLTTARAKGLRDDLVRRRHAVPNAMLPTVTLIFVNLGRTVAGVILVETVFSWPGLGGLFYQALSVPDLPLVQGLFFVFAAAVVVMNTVADLVYPLLDPRVGR; encoded by the coding sequence ATGGCCACTGACACGGCAGCCGCGGCGGCGCCGAAGAAGGCCGAGCGCCCGGGCACGGGGTATCTCCGCTACGGGGCGGGCAAGGTCGGCGGCGCCGTGGTCTCGCTCTTCGCCGTCCTGGTCACCAGCTTCTTCCTGTTCCGGCTGATCCCCGGTGACCCGGTGAAGCACATGACCGGCGGCCGTCAGGTGTCGAACGAGCAACTGGCCGCGTATCGCCGGGAGTTCGGCCTCGACCTGCCGTTGTGGGAGCAGTTCGCTGACTACTGCGGCAAGGCGCTCACCGGCGACCTGGGCACGTCGTACCAGTTCCGGGCTCCTGTCATCGACAAGATCACCGAGGCGCTGCCGAACACGCTGATTCTTACGGGGACGGCCTTCGTCCTGTACACGGCGCTGGGCATCTTCCTCGGCACTCGCTCGGCATGGCGGCGCGGCGGGCTGGGCGACCGCCTGAACACGGGCCTGGCGCTCACGTTGTACTCCATCCCCTCCTTCTGGCTCGGCCTGCTGCTCATCATCGTGTTCGCGGTGGGCATCGGCCCGATCCCGGGCCTGTTCCCGACCGGTGGCATGGAGTCGGGGGGCGAGGAGGGCTTCGCGTACGTCATCGACGTCGCCCACCATCTCGTACTGCCGGTGATCACCCTGGTCGCGGTCGAGTACGGCCAGACGCTGCTCGTCACCCGCTCGGCGCTGCTGGACGAGATGGGCAGCGACTATCTGACGACCGCGCGCGCCAAGGGCCTCCGGGACGACCTGGTGCGGCGGCGGCACGCCGTGCCCAACGCGATGCTGCCGACCGTGACGCTGATCTTCGTGAACCTGGGCCGGACGGTCGCGGGCGTGATCCTCGTGGAGACCGTCTTCTCGTGGCCGGGGCTGGGCGGGCTCTTCTACCAGGCGCTGAGCGTGCCAGATCTCCCCCTGGTCCAAGGCCTGTTCTTCGTCTTCGCGGCGGCGGTGGTCGTGATGAACACGGTGGCGGATCTGGTCTATCCGCTGCTCGACCCGAGGGTGGGCCGATGA
- a CDS encoding ABC transporter substrate-binding protein yields MSAVLVPQPATAADDKKVLTVAVSQSVDSLSPFLANRLVSTSIFRLMYEYLTNYDPKDAHAIPGLATRWTPSADKLTWTYTIRSGTKWSDGKPVTAEDAAWTFNKMMTDENAATANGSFVSNFKKVTATNPTQLVIELNKPQATMAALDVPIVPKHIWEKVKDFSKFNNDKDLPVVGNGPYVLTGYKADSYVRLEPNKSFWRGAPKFDELLFKYYKDGDAAVAALQKGEVSFFGDLTPAQASALKGQQDIKVNDAPGRRFYALATNPGARAANGEKFGNGDPSLLDQRVRHALFMAVDRTTIIDKVFQGHAVKGEGYIPPRFSTYYWKPSADQEIAYDPAKADQLLDQAGYKKNGDGKRVGKDGKPINYRVLCHATEPEDKAVGQYLKEWWADLGIGITLDCLDNVSDPWLAGEYDLAFDGWSVNPNPDFVLSIHTCGALPATPDDVGATDNFICDKTYDKLYAQQLAEYDPAKRADLVKQMESRLYDLGYMNVMAYPNAVEAYRTDQIESITTMPEKAGNIFGQDGYWSWWSAVPAASGSDDSSSSTGVVVGIVAGAVVLVGAGVFFGLRRRATADDRE; encoded by the coding sequence ATGTCGGCGGTCCTGGTACCCCAGCCCGCCACCGCCGCGGACGACAAGAAGGTCCTCACCGTCGCCGTCTCGCAGAGCGTGGACTCGCTGAGCCCCTTCCTGGCGAACCGTCTGGTCAGCACCAGCATCTTCCGGCTGATGTACGAGTACCTCACCAACTACGACCCCAAGGACGCCCACGCGATCCCGGGTCTCGCCACCAGGTGGACACCGTCCGCGGACAAGCTCACCTGGACGTACACGATCCGCTCCGGCACCAAGTGGTCGGACGGCAAACCGGTCACCGCCGAGGACGCCGCCTGGACGTTCAACAAGATGATGACCGACGAGAACGCCGCGACCGCGAACGGCAGCTTCGTCTCCAACTTCAAGAAGGTGACGGCCACCAACCCCACCCAGCTCGTCATAGAGCTGAACAAGCCGCAGGCCACGATGGCCGCCCTCGATGTGCCGATCGTGCCCAAGCACATCTGGGAGAAGGTCAAGGACTTCTCCAAGTTCAACAACGACAAGGACCTCCCCGTCGTCGGCAACGGCCCGTACGTCCTCACCGGCTACAAGGCCGACAGCTACGTACGCCTGGAGCCCAACAAGAGCTTCTGGCGCGGCGCCCCGAAGTTCGACGAGCTGCTGTTCAAGTACTACAAGGACGGTGACGCCGCCGTGGCGGCCCTGCAGAAGGGCGAGGTGTCCTTCTTCGGCGACCTGACGCCCGCTCAGGCGTCCGCGCTCAAGGGCCAGCAGGACATCAAGGTCAACGACGCGCCCGGGCGCCGCTTCTACGCCCTCGCCACCAACCCGGGCGCCCGCGCCGCGAACGGCGAGAAGTTCGGCAACGGCGACCCCTCCCTGCTGGACCAGCGGGTACGGCACGCGCTGTTCATGGCGGTCGACCGTACGACCATCATCGACAAGGTCTTCCAGGGCCACGCCGTGAAGGGCGAGGGCTACATCCCGCCGCGCTTCTCGACGTACTACTGGAAACCGTCGGCCGACCAGGAGATCGCCTACGACCCCGCGAAGGCGGACCAGCTCCTGGACCAGGCGGGCTACAAGAAGAACGGCGACGGCAAGCGGGTCGGCAAGGACGGCAAGCCGATCAACTACCGCGTCCTGTGCCACGCCACCGAACCCGAGGACAAGGCCGTCGGCCAGTACCTCAAGGAGTGGTGGGCCGACCTCGGCATCGGCATCACGCTCGACTGCCTGGACAACGTGAGCGACCCCTGGCTCGCCGGCGAGTACGACCTCGCCTTCGACGGCTGGTCCGTCAACCCCAACCCGGACTTCGTGCTGTCGATCCACACCTGCGGCGCCCTGCCCGCGACCCCGGACGACGTGGGTGCGACCGACAACTTCATCTGCGACAAGACCTACGACAAGCTCTACGCCCAGCAGCTCGCCGAGTACGACCCGGCCAAACGGGCCGACCTCGTCAAGCAGATGGAGTCCCGGCTGTACGACCTCGGGTACATGAACGTCATGGCATACCCGAACGCGGTCGAGGCCTACCGCACGGACCAGATCGAGTCGATCACCACCATGCCGGAGAAGGCGGGCAACATCTTCGGTCAGGACGGCTACTGGAGCTGGTGGTCGGCGGTACCGGCCGCGTCCGGCTCCGACGACTCGTCGAGCTCGACGGGCGTGGTCGTGGGCATCGTGGCCGGAGCCGTGGTCCTCGTGGGTGCGGGCGTGTTCTTCGGGCTGCGTCGGCGGGCGACCGCCGACGACCGTGAGTAG
- a CDS encoding ABC transporter substrate-binding protein translates to MRGATHAKWVACAAAAALAATACGGDSGGGSDSGAVLSSSWGDPQNPLEPANTNEVQGGKVLDMIFRGLKRYDPETGEASDMLAEKIETSDSQNFTITIKDGWTFSNGEKVTAKSFVDAWNYGASLKNNQKNAYFFGYIEGYDKTHPEDGSKQSADTLSGLKVVDDRTFTVKLSQKFSTFPDTLGYPAYAPLPQAFFDDHAAWLSKPVGNGPYTIDSYTKGSQMSLRAWDAYPGADKAQNGGVDLKVYTDNNTAYTDLMAGNLDLVDDVPASQLKNVKADLGDRYLNTPAGIIQTLAFPFYDKNWNKPGMEKVRTGLSRAIDRDQITNTIFQKTRTPATDWTSPVLGEDGGFKEGPCGDACEYDAAEAKKLIEEGGGLPGGQVKITYNADTGSHKQWVDAVCNSINNALGNDRACVGNPVGTFADFRSQITDLKMSGPFRAGWQMDYPLIQNFLQPLYYTNASSNDGKWSNKDFDKLVDQANAETDTTKAVGLFQDAEEVVRDNMAAIPLWYQNGSAGFSERLSDVKLNPFSVPVYNEIKVS, encoded by the coding sequence ATGCGCGGAGCCACGCACGCCAAGTGGGTCGCATGCGCGGCGGCGGCAGCGCTCGCGGCGACGGCCTGCGGAGGGGACAGCGGCGGCGGCAGTGACAGCGGCGCGGTGCTCTCCTCCTCCTGGGGTGACCCGCAGAACCCGCTGGAGCCCGCCAACACCAACGAGGTGCAGGGCGGCAAGGTCCTCGACATGATCTTCCGGGGACTGAAGCGCTACGACCCCGAGACCGGCGAGGCGAGCGACATGCTCGCCGAGAAGATCGAGACGTCCGACTCGCAGAACTTCACCATCACCATCAAGGACGGCTGGACCTTCAGCAACGGCGAGAAGGTCACCGCGAAGTCCTTCGTCGACGCCTGGAACTACGGCGCCAGCCTGAAGAACAACCAGAAGAACGCGTACTTCTTCGGCTATATCGAGGGCTACGACAAGACGCACCCGGAGGACGGCAGCAAGCAGTCCGCGGACACCCTCTCCGGCCTGAAGGTCGTCGACGACAGGACCTTCACCGTCAAGCTCAGCCAGAAGTTCTCGACCTTCCCCGACACCCTCGGCTACCCCGCCTACGCCCCGCTCCCGCAGGCGTTCTTCGACGACCACGCCGCCTGGCTCAGCAAGCCCGTCGGCAACGGCCCGTACACCATCGACTCGTACACCAAGGGCTCGCAGATGTCGCTGCGCGCCTGGGACGCCTACCCCGGTGCGGACAAGGCACAGAACGGCGGCGTCGACCTCAAGGTCTACACCGACAACAACACCGCCTACACCGACCTGATGGCCGGCAACCTCGACCTCGTCGACGACGTTCCGGCGTCCCAGCTGAAGAACGTCAAGGCCGACCTCGGCGACCGCTACCTCAACACGCCCGCCGGCATCATCCAGACCCTCGCGTTCCCGTTCTACGACAAGAACTGGAACAAGCCCGGGATGGAGAAGGTCCGTACGGGCCTGTCCCGGGCCATCGACCGCGATCAGATCACCAACACCATCTTCCAGAAGACCCGCACACCGGCCACCGACTGGACCTCCCCGGTCCTCGGCGAGGACGGCGGCTTCAAGGAAGGCCCGTGCGGTGACGCCTGCGAGTACGACGCCGCGGAGGCGAAGAAGCTCATCGAGGAGGGCGGCGGGCTTCCCGGCGGACAGGTCAAGATCACGTACAACGCGGACACCGGCTCCCACAAGCAGTGGGTCGACGCCGTCTGCAACTCCATCAACAACGCCCTCGGCAACGACCGGGCCTGCGTCGGCAACCCGGTCGGAACCTTCGCCGACTTCCGCAGCCAGATCACCGACCTGAAGATGAGCGGCCCGTTCCGGGCGGGCTGGCAGATGGACTACCCGCTCATCCAGAACTTCCTCCAGCCGCTCTACTACACCAACGCCTCCTCCAACGACGGCAAGTGGTCCAACAAGGACTTCGACAAGCTCGTCGACCAGGCCAACGCCGAGACCGACACCACGAAGGCCGTGGGTCTCTTCCAGGACGCCGAGGAAGTCGTACGGGACAACATGGCCGCCATTCCGCTCTGGTACCAGAACGGCAGCGCCGGCTTCTCCGAGCGGTTGTCGGACGTGAAGCTCAATCCGTTCAGCGTCCCTGTCTACAACGAGATCAAGGTCAGCTGA